The region CTTCACCTGTAGACGGATTAATCCAATTTTAATAAGTAATCTCCTTTTAAAAAAGGAGATTGTTTCTACTTAAATATATTATAAAAACTCCTATGCTCATTGATATAAAAATATTTTTTGTTTTAATCATTGCTATAATAACAAATAAACTTGCAATAATCCCAAACGTCCCCTCTTTTATAATAGGTGGTATTATAAGAGCTATAAGTAAAGTTTTAGGTATAGTTTCTAAAATAGAATCTATGTATTTATACTTTTTTAAATTATTTGATAAAAGAAGACCTGATATTCTAAGAAAATAAGTTCCTATGGCAACAATAAAAATAATAAAAAACACTTGCATATTATCCATTATGTTCCTTTTTTAATAAAACTGAGATTATAGAACCCAAAAGTGCAGATATTAAAATATATATTGTATTATCTAATAAATAACTAGAAATTACAGCAATTATAGCCGTAATTAAGTATATAAAAAAATCGTCCTTTGATTTGTACATAGCAGTTAAAATTGCAAGAAACATTCCAAAAAATGCAAAATCAAGACCATATTTTTTAGGTTCAATAATAAACTGTGCAAAAAAGTATCCACTTGATGTACCTAAAAGCCAAGATATGAAAATGCAAAAGCCTCCACCTAAAAGAAAATATATAGTTACTCCTTTTTCTTTTAAATTTTTCATTGTAATAGCCCAAGATTCATCTGTCACAAAATGCATTATAAACAATTTCTCTTTTAGGGAACTATTTATAAAAAGAGTGTCTAATGTTGTTGCTATTAAAAAATATCTCATATTTATAAGTATAGCAGTTCCAATTATTGCTGTAATACTAAATGAATTTGATAGCATATCTACAATTACGAATTGGGAAGAACCTGCAAATATAAATATATTCATAATAAGTAGTTGAATATATTCAATATTAGTAGAATTACAAATAATGCCTAATACAACACCATAACTAAAAACACTTAAACTTATTGGTAAATTTGAAATAAATCCATTTTTAAAACTAGTTTTTTTCATTTGAGAATTTTATACAAATAGTAAATATATGTATAGTACAAGGTTGCTAAGTAAAAAAACTTTTATATATACCAGGAGTAAGTCCAGTTAATTGTTTAAATTTCTTATTTAAATGACTTTGATCTGTAAATCCACATAAATAAGCAACTTCACTTATATCTTCTCCATTTCTTAAAAACTGTTTTGCTTTTTCAACTTTTCTTATCATTTGGTATGTATGCGGAGATACAGAAGTGTGTTTTTTGAATAATCTTAAAAAATGAAATTTTGAAATATTAAACTCTTTTGAAAAGTCATCTAATGAAAAATTTTGATTATAATTATCTTTAATAAACTCTTTTGCATATTTAATTAATAGATTATGTGAAGGTAGTTCATTTTCATTATATAGTGTTGTATTTATTTTTATAATAAAATTGATTGTATCAATCAATTCACACTCCCAAGATAGTTTATTAAAAAAGTTTTCTTTATATTTCATTAATAAAAATAATCTATTGTATATTAGTTTATTAGTAAATTCAAAATTCTTAAAAGGCGACAATTGAGTATTGAAATTATCTTTTAATAGTTCTTGCATTGTATTTTGGGAAATATATAAAGAGTGGTGTTTGTATCCTTCTTGTGAAAGAACACCACAAGAATGAATCTCATCGGGATTTATTGTTATAATAGAAGATTTATTAAATTTATGGTTAAAACCTCTTAGAAAAGCACCCATTTCTCCCCTTTCTATAAGGGAGATTGTATATTCTTCATGAACATGCTTTTCAAAACAAAAATTATTATAGTCCCCTTCATATAAAAAAATATCATTTTTTTCTGTTGGTTTGAACTTTACATTATGAATTAGATTTGTTATAGTATTCATAAAATTAATTATAGCAATAAATAAAAAAAATGTATTGTACTAGATTGCTATAAATCATAAATTTAGAAAAAAATCTAACTTTTGAATAAAACCTCTTGACAAATAAAAAAAAATGTAGTATAATTCCGTCCACTTTTTGAAAGAATAAGTAGATGTTTCGGGGCGTAGCGCAGTCTGGTTAGCGCACCTGGTTTGGGACCAGGGGGCCGGAGGTTCGAATCCTCTCGCCCCGACCATTCGTATGGTGGGTATAGCTCAGCTGGTTAGAGCATCGGGTTGTGGTTCCGAGGGCCGTGGGTTCGAATCCCATTATCCACCCCATTTTCAAATTGTATAATTGCGTCTGTAGCTCAGCTGGATAGAGCACACGCCTTCTAAGCGTGCGGTCAAAGGTTCGAATCCTTTCAGGCGTGCCACTTTAAGATTTTGGTTGTTTTCAACTGAATCTTTTTTTTTGACTTTTTTTGTGCGGATGTGGTGAAATTGGTAGACACGCCAGACTTAGGATCTGGTGCCTCACGGTGTGGAGGTTCGAGTCCTCTCATCCGCACCACTTATATTATAAATGTGGTTTCTTTTAAAATTTTATAAATCCATATAGATTATTTTAACGCGGAATAGAGCAGTTCGGTAGCTCGTCGGGCTCATAACCCGAAGGTCGTTGGTTCAAATCCAGCTTCCGCAACCAAAAAAGACATCACTTTTTACAAATATTTAGGAAAATATAAGAAAAGATTGCTTATAATTTCCATCTCAAATTAGTTTATACTAATATATGCGGGAATAGCTCAGTTGGCTAGAGCCTCTGCCTTCCAAGCAGATTGTCGCGAGTTCGAGTCTCGTTTCCCGCTCCACTAAAATAATTTTTAATCATAATGGGGTATCGCCAAGTGGTAAGGCAACGGTTTTTGGTATCGTTATTCGCAGGTTCGAGTCCTGCTACCCCATCCACTTTTTTATTTATACAATATTCTTATATCAAACTACTTTAATAAGTTAGAAATAATTTTTTATATTAAGCTACTGTTAATAATATTTTAGTATTATTTCAAAATAAATGACCGACGGTCGTTCATTTTAAAATTAGGATTTTTATTGGCAATTATAGTAGATAAAATACAAAAAAGAAAAGATATAGCACTCTCTTGTAAGCAAATCTTGATTGAAGAGGGGATAAATAAAATCTCTATATCAAAACTAGCAAAGTTTGCAGGGATTAGCAAAGGTAGTTTCTATGATTACTTCACTAATAAAAATGATTTAGTTTTTGAAATAATAAATTTATCAATACTTAAACACAACATATTAAAAGAGGAAAAACTCAATAGTGTAAAATCATCTCGTGAAAAGGTAAAGATTTTTTTAGAAATTTTTTATGAAGAAGAGGATGATGAGTTAAGAAATTTATATAAAGAATTTTTATCAATCTCTTTGTCTGAACCAACTAAAGATATTATTGATTATCACACTAGACACAATGAAGAATACTATTTATGGTTTAAATCTATTTTTGATGAAGGGATAGAGAAAAAAGAGTTAAAGCCTGAAGCCCGAAAGCTTGTAAATGGGCTTTTTTTATTAGGTACAGGAGTATTTATTTCTCAATTAACCTGTAAAGTTAAAACAAACTCAAAAAAAGAGATAGATAATTATGTTGATACAATCTTTGATTTAATAGAAATTAATAAATGTAATTAAATAGTGTATAATATTTAATATAATAAAAAATAAGATTATAAAATAGATAATAAGGATTTAAAATGAAAAAAAGTATAGCTATTCTTTTAATTGTGCCTTTTGCATTGTTTGGCGAGAGTTTAACACAGTTAATAGAATTAACTAAAAATAATAAGATGATTGACTCTTCAAGAATTAGTATAGAGAGTACAAAAGATTCTTATAAAAGTGTTCAAAATTCATATTTGCCACAATTTAGCGTAGGTGCAAATTATCAAAGAACAAATAAAGAAACAAGTGGCGTACCTCATAGCAGAAATACAATTCAAGGAAGTGTAGATTATGTAATTTATGATGGCGGTAAAAAATATAATACTTATGATTCATATGAAGCATCAATTGAACAAGGTAAAAACAGTTTAGTTAATCAAGAAAATGAGATTGCTTTACAAGTAACAGATTACTATTTTACTTATTTATCTTTAGGGGCACAAAAAGAGGCTAAATTGAAAGAGATCGAACAGTTAGAAGCACAGTATACAAGATTGAAAAGATTTTTAGATGCTGGTACTACAACTGAAGATGAAGTTCAAAAAATCATTTCAAGAATTGAAACAGCTAGAGTTGAATTACATGAAATAGAATTAAATATTCAAACTATTATACATAATTTGGAATATGTTGTAGGTAAATCAGTATCAATTGAAAAAGGTTCTTCTGTAGATGAATACAATTCTGATAAAACTCAATTAAGAGCAGATTTAAAAGCATTAGAGTATAAATTAGAAGCTTTATTAGCAGATGCAAAAGCTAAAAAAAGTGGTACATTACCAACTGTAACTATAAATGATACATATGCAAGAAACGATTTAAATTACAATACAAATACTTATAGTAGTAATAGTGATGATTATAGTCAAAATATTGCATCTGTAAACCTATCATGGAAAATATTTGATTTTGGGGCAACAAGTAGAGAATACCAAGCAGCATATAAACAATATTTAGCTTTAAAATCTCAATATGAATATGAAAAAAACAAAGCTTCAGTTGATTTAAAATTAGCAAATAAATCTTATGAGATTGGAAAATTAAAAGTTAAGTCAGCAAAAGCTGGATTAAAAGCAGCAAATAGTGCATATGATTCAATAAAAGCAAAATACGAAAATGGTATAGTAGATAATGTATCATATCTTGAAGCTTTAAGTGAAAAGTATGATGCCGAAAGTGCATTAAAAGTTGCACTTTATGATTTAGAAATTAAAAAAGCAAATATAATTTACTATAGTGGTGAAAAATTAGAGGAGTTTGTAAAATGAGAAGAATTAAAGGTTTATTAGTAGTTTCAGCATTAGCATTAACTACAATTTCATCAAGTCTTTTAGCTGCGGAAGGTGCTCCAGCTGGAAAACAAATGCCAGCACCAAAAGCTGATGCATATATTGTACCTGAAGCACAAGATTTAAAAATTGATTTAAAATATCCAGCACAAATAAAAGCTTTAAAGAGTGCTGTAGTTTATTCAAGAGTTCTTGGAGTATTAGAAGAGTTAAGATTTGAAGAGGGTAAAAAAGTAAATAAAGGTGATTCTTTATTTAAAATTGAAGATGATTTATATAAAGCAAAAGTAGATGCTGCTCTTGCATCAGTAAAAATGAATCAAGCTACACTTGATAATGCAACAAGAAGTTGGAATAGAATTAAAAAACTTTATAAAAGTAAAGCTGTAACAACTGAACAAAGAGATAATTCTTTATCTACTTATGAAGAAGCGTTAGCTTCACTTGCATTGGCAAAAGCTGAATTAAAACAAGCGCAAATTGATTTAGATTATACAAAAGTAAAAGCTCCTATTTCAGGTATTGCAGGTATTAAAAAAGTTGACGTAGGAAATTTGGTAACAGCAAATCCTCCAATGGAATTAGTAACAATTACACAAAATGAAAAAGTGTATGTTGATTTTTCAATGCCATTAAGTGATTATAAAAATATTAAAACAGGTTTATGGACAATCCCTAGTGATGGAAAAATTAACGTAACATTAAATGTAAATGATAAACCTATATCAGCAAAAGGTTATGTGGATTTTATAGATGTAAATATTGATAAAGATACTTCTACAGTGAAGATGAGGGCTTTAATTGATAATGAAAACAATCAATTGATGGCTGGAAATTTTGCAAGGGTAACTTTAAATGGAATTGTTCAAAAAAATGTAATTACAATTCCTCAAAAGGCGTTATTACAAAATCCATTAGGAACAGTTGTTTTTGTTGAAAACAAAGGTGTAGCAGCAGTAAAACCAGTTATTATTGGAAATGAAAGTGGTGATAAATATATTGTTATTGGTGGACCACTTCAAAGCGGTGATAAAGTTATTGTTAACAACTTCTTTAGAGTTAAACCTGGTAAACCTGTAGCTGTTGACAAAATAATTAACAAGTAAGGAAAATAGATGTTTTCACGTTTTTTTATAAATAGACCAATCTTCGCAACAGTTTTGTCTATTTTAATTATATTAGCAGGGTTAATTTCCATAAATATTTTACCTGTAAAAGAGTACCCTGCAGTAACTCCTCCTCAGATTAATGTAACAGCTACATATCCTGGGGCAAATGCTCAGACACTCTCTTCAACTGTAGCAACAACATTAGAAAATGCCATAAATGGTGTTGATAATATGACATATATGTCTTCAACAGCATCTCCGAGTGGGGTATTATCTTTAAGTATTATTTTTAATGTAGGTACTGATGTTGCACAAGCAAAGGTTGATGTAAATAACAGAGTACAATTGGCTCTTAATAAATTACCCGAAGAGGTTCAAAGACAAGGTATATCTGTAAGAGAAAGATCTCCTGATATGCTTAAAGTATTGGCTTTTAGATCAAAAGGTCAAGTGCATGATACAACATATATTTCAAACTATTTAACAGTAAATGTTATTGATGATATAAAAAGAATTAAAGGTATTGGTGATGCAACAGTTTTTGGTGCTAAAGACTACTCAATTAGAGTTTGGATTGATCCAGAAAAACTTGCATTTTATAATTTGACTCCTGAAGAAGTAAGAGAGCTTATTAATAGTCAAAATAATCAATACTCTACAGGTTCAGTTGGTGCTGAACCAATTAAAAATATTCAAGCATTTACTTACTCTATCTCAACTGAAGGTAGATTAAAAAATGTAAAAGAGTTTGAAAACATTATAGTACGATCAAATCCCGATGGTTCAACTTTAAGATTAAAAGATATTGCTAGAATTGAATTAGGTGCAGATTCTCATAATACATCTGCAAATTATAATGAAGAACCAATGATTCCCGTTGGTATTTTCTTAGCACCAGGTGCAAATGCACTTGAAGTTTCTGCTGCACTTGATGAAAAACTAAAAGAGATTTCTCATAAGTTCCCTGAAGATTTAGAGTATAGAGTTCCTTATGATGCAACACTTTTTGTTGATGAATCGATTAAAGAAGTTGTGAAAACATTGCTTGAAGCAATTGTTTTCGTTGTGATTTTAATTTATCTATTCTTAGGTAACTTTAGAGCAACAATTATTCCTGTATTGGCTATTCCTGTTTCGGTTATTGGTACTTTTGCAGGTCTTTATGCCGCAGGCTTTTCTATAAACTTACTTACTTTATTTGGTATGATTCTAGCTATTGGATTGGTTGTTGATGATGCTATTATTGTAATTGAAAATGTAGAAAGAAATTTAAGAACAAAAGCTTTAAATGTAAAAGAAGCAACTATTGAAGCAATGAAAGAGTTAACAACTCCACTTGTAGCTATTATTCTTGTATTATCAGCAGTATTTATTCCTGCTGCACTTACAGGGGGATTTAGTGGAGTTATGTATAAACAGTTTGCTATTACTATTGTAATGGCAGTTGTAATCTCTGGTTTAGTTGCTCTTACTTTAACTCCTGCTCTTTGTGCAATCTTTTTAAGAAAACATGAGCCAGAACCAATTTGGTTAATTAGAAAATTTAATGATTTTTTTGATTGGTCAACTACAGTTTTTATTGGTATTACAAAACAAACTATTAGATTATGGTTCTTTTCATTAGCATTATTTGCAATATTAATGGGTGCAACATATTCTATTATGAAAAGTACACCTTCTGGATTAGTTCCAACAGAAGATAAAGGGGTATTACTTGTAATTGTAAATATGATGCCATCTACTTCTTTAGGTGAATCTAAAAAAATTACAAATAGAATTGAAAAGCAATTATTATCACATCCAGATATAATTTCTACGGGGGCAATTACTGGTTTAGATATTTCATCGTTTGCTTATAAAACAGATGCAGCATTAATGTTTGCTATGCTTAGACCTTGGGATGAAAGACCTCTACCAAATCAAAACTCTCAAGCAATTGCAGGGCAATTAATGGGACAATTTATGATGACTAGTAAAGAGGCCTTTGTTATCCCTGTAAATCCTCCTCCAATTATGGGGATGAGTACAACAGGTGGTTTTGAGATGTGGATTCAAGATAGAACAGGTGGTGATATAAGTGATTTAGGTAAATATACTGATGAGATTGTTTCAAAAGCATCTGCTGATCCTAGATTAACATCAGTAAGAACAACTTTAAATACGAATGTTCCTCAATATATGTTAACTGTTGATAGAGAAAAAGCAAAATCTATGAATGTAGATGTACAATCTATATTTAATGTGATTCAACAAACATTTGGGAAAGGTTATATTAATGACTTTAACCTATATAGTAGAACATTCCATGTAAATATACAATCAGAATCTAAATATAGAGAAAATAGAGATGATTTTAAAAATATTTATGTAAGATCAAGTAATGATAATTTAGTTCCAATTAGTGAATTAGTTACTTTAAAAAGAGAAGTAAGTGCTAGTATTATCGAAAGATTTAATATGTTTAATGCTTCAAAAATAACAGGTAATCCAGCTGCAGGATTTGCTTCAAGTGATGCAACTAACGCTATTGAAGAGATTGCAAGTTCAGTACTACCTGAAGGGTATACTATAGCTTGGTCAGGTACTACATTCCAAGAGAAGAAACTTGAAAAAGAAGGTGATTACACATCTTTATATGCTGCTTTATTTGTATTCTTGATTCTTGCAGCATTATATGAGAGTTGGAGTATTCCAATGGCTGTAATTATTTCAATTCCATTCTCAATCTTTGGTGCAGCTTTAGCCGTGTATTTAAGAGGGTTAGAAGCAGATATATATTTCCAAGTAGGACTTATTACTCTTGTTGGTTTATCTGCAAAAAATGCAATTTTGATTGTTGAGTTTGCAATGGATAAATTGAGTTCAGGATTAAGCTTATTTGATGCTACTATTGAGGCTGCTAGATTAAGGTTTAGACCAATTGTAATGACCTCTTTAGCATTTATTGTTGGTACATTACCTCTTGCCTTAAGTTCAGGTGCAGGAAGTGCAAGTAGACATATTATTGGTACAACAGTTGTTGGTGGTATGTTAGCTGCTGTTGCTATTGGTGTACTATTTATTCCATTATTTTTCTATGGAGTAGTTAGAATAAAACAAAAATTTTCAAGAAAAAAATAGATAAACAAAAAATTTAAGGGGTTGTTCTAAACCCCTTAATCTCTCTAAAAAAATCTAAAACAATATTTTAAAACTAATAATATACTTATATATTTTTAATCTACATGTAGTATAATCTTAATAAAATATTATGGAAAAAATATATGAAAATATTATTATTTATTATTATCTTATTATTATCAACTTTTGCACAAGAAATCAAAGAAGTTAAAGTTCAATTTAGTTGGAAAAATCAATTTCAATTTGCCGGATTTATAATAGCAAAAGAAAAAGGATTTTATAAAGAAGTAGGACTTGATGTAAAGTTATTAGAATTTGAACCTAAAAGAACTCAAATAGATATGATAAAAGGTGGAGAGATAGATTTTGCTGTAAATAGGTCTTCAATTTTAATTGAAAAATCAAAAGGGGAAAATATTGTAGCTTTGGGGGCAATATTTCAGCATTCTCCCCTTGTATTATTAGTAAAAGATAACAATAAAATAAGAAATTTAGAAGATTTGAAAAATAAAAAAGTGATGATAACTACAGATGCAAGACTTTCAGCATCAATTATTGCTATGTTAAGTGCGAATGGTATTGAATTATCACAAATAGATGCTTTAAAACATAGTTTTAATATTGAAGATTTGATAAACGATAAAGCTGATGCAATGGCCTCATATATCTCTAATGAACCTATAGTACTAAAAGAAAAAAACATTGCTTATAAAGTATTTGACCCGAAAGTGTATGGTTTTGATTTTTATGATGATATTATTTATACTACAAGTTTATTTATAAAAAACAATCCAAATTTGACTAAGAATTTTTATGAAGCAACAATCAAAGGATGGCATTATGCATTTAAGCATATTCCAAAAACTGCAAAATTGATTTATGAAAAATATAATACACAAAATAAATCGTTAAATAGTTTGATAAATGAAGGGATAGTGTTAAAAGAATATGCCTATGATAACTATGGAAAAATAGGAACTTTAGATAAAGAAAGACTAATTAA is a window of Halarcobacter sp. DNA encoding:
- a CDS encoding AzlD domain-containing protein, coding for MDNMQVFFIIFIVAIGTYFLRISGLLLSNNLKKYKYIDSILETIPKTLLIALIIPPIIKEGTFGIIASLFVIIAMIKTKNIFISMSIGVFIIYLSRNNLLF
- a CDS encoding AzlC family ABC transporter permease; the protein is MKKTSFKNGFISNLPISLSVFSYGVVLGIICNSTNIEYIQLLIMNIFIFAGSSQFVIVDMLSNSFSITAIIGTAILINMRYFLIATTLDTLFINSSLKEKLFIMHFVTDESWAITMKNLKEKGVTIYFLLGGGFCIFISWLLGTSSGYFFAQFIIEPKKYGLDFAFFGMFLAILTAMYKSKDDFFIYLITAIIAVISSYLLDNTIYILISALLGSIISVLLKKEHNG
- a CDS encoding AraC family transcriptional regulator → MNTITNLIHNVKFKPTEKNDIFLYEGDYNNFCFEKHVHEEYTISLIERGEMGAFLRGFNHKFNKSSIITINPDEIHSCGVLSQEGYKHHSLYISQNTMQELLKDNFNTQLSPFKNFEFTNKLIYNRLFLLMKYKENFFNKLSWECELIDTINFIIKINTTLYNENELPSHNLLIKYAKEFIKDNYNQNFSLDDFSKEFNISKFHFLRLFKKHTSVSPHTYQMIRKVEKAKQFLRNGEDISEVAYLCGFTDQSHLNKKFKQLTGLTPGIYKSFFT
- a CDS encoding TetR/AcrR family transcriptional regulator, with protein sequence MAIIVDKIQKRKDIALSCKQILIEEGINKISISKLAKFAGISKGSFYDYFTNKNDLVFEIINLSILKHNILKEEKLNSVKSSREKVKIFLEIFYEEEDDELRNLYKEFLSISLSEPTKDIIDYHTRHNEEYYLWFKSIFDEGIEKKELKPEARKLVNGLFLLGTGVFISQLTCKVKTNSKKEIDNYVDTIFDLIEINKCN
- a CDS encoding TolC family protein, with amino-acid sequence MKKSIAILLIVPFALFGESLTQLIELTKNNKMIDSSRISIESTKDSYKSVQNSYLPQFSVGANYQRTNKETSGVPHSRNTIQGSVDYVIYDGGKKYNTYDSYEASIEQGKNSLVNQENEIALQVTDYYFTYLSLGAQKEAKLKEIEQLEAQYTRLKRFLDAGTTTEDEVQKIISRIETARVELHEIELNIQTIIHNLEYVVGKSVSIEKGSSVDEYNSDKTQLRADLKALEYKLEALLADAKAKKSGTLPTVTINDTYARNDLNYNTNTYSSNSDDYSQNIASVNLSWKIFDFGATSREYQAAYKQYLALKSQYEYEKNKASVDLKLANKSYEIGKLKVKSAKAGLKAANSAYDSIKAKYENGIVDNVSYLEALSEKYDAESALKVALYDLEIKKANIIYYSGEKLEEFVK
- a CDS encoding efflux RND transporter periplasmic adaptor subunit, with the translated sequence MRRIKGLLVVSALALTTISSSLLAAEGAPAGKQMPAPKADAYIVPEAQDLKIDLKYPAQIKALKSAVVYSRVLGVLEELRFEEGKKVNKGDSLFKIEDDLYKAKVDAALASVKMNQATLDNATRSWNRIKKLYKSKAVTTEQRDNSLSTYEEALASLALAKAELKQAQIDLDYTKVKAPISGIAGIKKVDVGNLVTANPPMELVTITQNEKVYVDFSMPLSDYKNIKTGLWTIPSDGKINVTLNVNDKPISAKGYVDFIDVNIDKDTSTVKMRALIDNENNQLMAGNFARVTLNGIVQKNVITIPQKALLQNPLGTVVFVENKGVAAVKPVIIGNESGDKYIVIGGPLQSGDKVIVNNFFRVKPGKPVAVDKIINK
- a CDS encoding multidrug efflux RND transporter permease subunit translates to MFSRFFINRPIFATVLSILIILAGLISINILPVKEYPAVTPPQINVTATYPGANAQTLSSTVATTLENAINGVDNMTYMSSTASPSGVLSLSIIFNVGTDVAQAKVDVNNRVQLALNKLPEEVQRQGISVRERSPDMLKVLAFRSKGQVHDTTYISNYLTVNVIDDIKRIKGIGDATVFGAKDYSIRVWIDPEKLAFYNLTPEEVRELINSQNNQYSTGSVGAEPIKNIQAFTYSISTEGRLKNVKEFENIIVRSNPDGSTLRLKDIARIELGADSHNTSANYNEEPMIPVGIFLAPGANALEVSAALDEKLKEISHKFPEDLEYRVPYDATLFVDESIKEVVKTLLEAIVFVVILIYLFLGNFRATIIPVLAIPVSVIGTFAGLYAAGFSINLLTLFGMILAIGLVVDDAIIVIENVERNLRTKALNVKEATIEAMKELTTPLVAIILVLSAVFIPAALTGGFSGVMYKQFAITIVMAVVISGLVALTLTPALCAIFLRKHEPEPIWLIRKFNDFFDWSTTVFIGITKQTIRLWFFSLALFAILMGATYSIMKSTPSGLVPTEDKGVLLVIVNMMPSTSLGESKKITNRIEKQLLSHPDIISTGAITGLDISSFAYKTDAALMFAMLRPWDERPLPNQNSQAIAGQLMGQFMMTSKEAFVIPVNPPPIMGMSTTGGFEMWIQDRTGGDISDLGKYTDEIVSKASADPRLTSVRTTLNTNVPQYMLTVDREKAKSMNVDVQSIFNVIQQTFGKGYINDFNLYSRTFHVNIQSESKYRENRDDFKNIYVRSSNDNLVPISELVTLKREVSASIIERFNMFNASKITGNPAAGFASSDATNAIEEIASSVLPEGYTIAWSGTTFQEKKLEKEGDYTSLYAALFVFLILAALYESWSIPMAVIISIPFSIFGAALAVYLRGLEADIYFQVGLITLVGLSAKNAILIVEFAMDKLSSGLSLFDATIEAARLRFRPIVMTSLAFIVGTLPLALSSGAGSASRHIIGTTVVGGMLAAVAIGVLFIPLFFYGVVRIKQKFSRKK
- a CDS encoding ABC transporter substrate-binding protein; protein product: MKILLFIIILLLSTFAQEIKEVKVQFSWKNQFQFAGFIIAKEKGFYKEVGLDVKLLEFEPKRTQIDMIKGGEIDFAVNRSSILIEKSKGENIVALGAIFQHSPLVLLVKDNNKIRNLEDLKNKKVMITTDARLSASIIAMLSANGIELSQIDALKHSFNIEDLINDKADAMASYISNEPIVLKEKNIAYKVFDPKVYGFDFYDDIIYTTSLFIKNNPNLTKNFYEATIKGWHYAFKHIPKTAKLIYEKYNTQNKSLNSLINEGIVLKEYAYDNYGKIGTLDKERLIKINDVYRLMGLVKKQAKIDEFIYKENDNRSVINLVISNKNLYIYIIISIIIILLIVILVVYLIIKKKWLITNTALEKEIKLKIKHLKKEIYIDGLTNIKNRKAFDRKLSLLFDDYKRYKNIFSVIYIDIDNFKSINDNYGHNIGDEVLCSFCRLVETKLRSNDYFYRVGGEEFIILLPNTNIEDGLKVSEKLLKSTREKIKIENKISVTISIGLCEVNSEDDITTLYKRVDQLLYKSKSEGKNRVSY